The Perca fluviatilis chromosome 18, GENO_Pfluv_1.0, whole genome shotgun sequence genomic interval GAGCAGCTGTCTGATATGCACTTACAGAAGGTACTAGTCACACACGGGAGTTCTTCAGTAAAGTGTTGGTCAATGGTCAGCATCATGGTAGCAACTGGATTTACAAGTCTTGAGTTTCCCAGTTTGTAAAGGGATTTGAACAGGGGGAGCAGGGGGGCCCAAGCtttttgtttaaatgtgctcttaGGTTGGGTTGAATTTGGATTGGATTCAGAAGAATTTTGTTACCTGTTTAGATGTGTACATGGAGTGGAAGgagcaggatggatggatgttgaaCCCCAGCTTCAACCAGCCCAAAGCTCACACAGTGCAAGCTGAGAAAACCTGTTCTGTGCAGGACTCTCCACTTTCAACCACTGAAGTCTTCAAAAGTAGGAAAAACAAAGTAgcattttaatatttgataCACCTTTTCAGCAAGTTAtgagaaaaactaaaacaattaaGCATTACCAGTGTGGGGTGATTATTGAATCTAAATAAACATGGCTAAGAAAGGGAGAGATCCTTATGTTCaatgataatataatataatattaacaacatcttatcatggtttgttctgatatattcatatttttgaGGAACGCAACTATATTTAACACTGAATACACGCTCACACATAGGATGATCGTTTTCATTTGTAATATGACTTCATCCAAGTACTTTGAGTAAATATCTATCTACATGTGCTTTTGTCTATCTTTGACCTACAGGTATGATCCCCTGCCATGCAGTAATTGGGGAAGACCCTACTGCTCCCCTGAGTAAAGCTCCGACTTCCACAAGTTAGGCTCAACATTCTCTCGCAGCACATTGGGGTGTGTAACACGTCTTCTGAACAGTTGGCTAATTGGCAAATATCAAAAACAGGTAATAACAGTTACAGTATGATTGAAAGTTAACAGCAAAATTCATAGTAATTGCAGTTTTGACAAAACCAGCACTGTATCCTCCTTACTGTAAGTCCTCCAATGTAATATGTTGTCCTTTGACTTCCTGTCTACACTATGCAGGGTTAATATCTACTTTTTTAACTTTACTGAAGATAAAAACATTGTTGTGGTCTAACCAAAACTTTTTccacatttacatgttttttttttttatttcatgaacATTATTGGAGGTGCCTAAGGCCTAAGATTTTTATTGGCAACGACtacattcttttatttttagtgCAATTGACAAATAAAGAACCCTGAAACTTGGGTCTGACTGTGTCAGGTCACATTATATCAGATGTTCCCATTTTTGAGAAATTTCAGTGGGCTGTTTGAACCGATCAGTACCAACATTTGTCACGTCTTTTCCTGTATGTATCCTATCGCTGGTGATCGTGAAGTTAAGAgaaaaaagtggaaatggaacAGCCGTAATGTAAACTGTCAATATATCATGAAAGTTTCTGATGGAACTGTTGGAAAGCGAAAGAGTTTAAACAACACAATTTGTACTGATTTTACTCTTTTATATAGTCTGCAGTGTGATGTtcaaatacaatattaaattaacttaAGTGTGGATGTTGGGACACAAAAAATGCACTATAGTGTTGATTTTAAGATACAAGtaatgtgaatatatatatatatatatatatatatatatacacagtacaggccaaaaatttggacacaccttctcattcaatgcgtttcctttattttcattgtagattctcagtgaaggcatcaaaactatgaatgaacacatgtggaactatgtacttaacaaaaaagtgtgaaataactgaaaacatgtcttatattctagtttcttcaaagtagccaccctttgctctgattactgctttgcacactcttggcattctcttgataagcttcaagaggtagtcacctgaaatggttttccaaggagttcccagagatgcttagcacttgttggcccttttgccttcactctgcggtccagctcaccccaaaccatctcgattgggttcaggtcaggtgactgtggaggccaggtcatctggcgcagcactccatcactctccttcttgatcaaatagcccttacacaacctggaggtgtgtttggggtcattgtcctgttgaaaaataaatgatggtccaactaaacgcaaaccggatgggatggcatgtcgctgcaggatgctgtggtagccatgctggttcagtatgccttcatttttgaataaatccccaacagtgtcaccagcaaagcacccccacaccatcacacctcctcctccatgcttcacggtgggaaacaggcatgtagaatccatccgtggaaccaaagatctcaaatttggactcatcagaccaaagcatgATAAGGctctgtatggctgcagccacTGCCGAGTTATGGTCATTCTGACAAACAGAGGTTAACAAAGACCACTACAccttaatgtaaaaaaaacttgagctgATGTTAGTTAATGCTAACTTTAGTGCTCACGATGCTTCATTGTCAGCTTTGTCCAGCTGTCCAcctattttccctttatttgttaatgacaaaaaaatgccactgcGGGGATAATGTCCCAACGTATCTATTAAAAAAGGCTAATATCTTTCAAATGTCTTACCCGTGCGCTGGCGCCAGCGGGTTGCCTTGGCGGAGCGGAAGCCATACTGACTGCCGAGTGAATACTGTGGTGCATACTTTCAAGGTCGTACGTGGAAGTGGGAGAAgtcattgttcctgctgaactgcacagtctggcacagtttattgctcttatagtgttgtccaaaacagttttttaaatggaactttgtcactggCATCGGTTTAAGTAAAAATCATATGTATATGgtggatagaaagcattcagtcatagttctcgcagtaacaccatttcctgaaggcaacatgacaGAGGAGAGTCTTCTGCCTTCTTTGTTAGGCTGTCATAATTCCACGCCCCTCTGAGTTGAAGCCACGCACGCCCCCTACGCAAAATCGgggccaaaagtctgaaactgaaaaatactgatctgaaagtgaaaaaacgatctgaaactgaaaacatgaaatgtggaactgaaaacaaatataaaagtgaataatttaaattaataatttattcaaactgaaagaaaaattggtacacttatttttagtttgaatacatggttttatttcttaaaatttTAGACCAaagctttagtttttcaactatacatatttttttcaaattaacaaaacatttggccctgATTTAGCTCCATATATTCCCAACCTGCCCATGGCTATTGTTCCCAAGAATATTTCTGCCTCCACATGGATAAAAAGCTTATTCACTGTGTGGAAATTGATATGCAGATTATATAGTGTGGCGTATAATGGCAAAGCAAATCAAGCCACCGTAGCCTATCATGAATAATGATTTTGCAGGGGTCCAATAACAATGAAATTGCAAATTACACATGAGGTGCTGACGGTGcttagttttcagagtgtgcTCACAGTGAGGACTGAAACCTGGGAGGAAGATCTGTTTTTTATTGAAGCTTCCATCTGTTACGGCCTCGGCAGTGCTCCTTTCTCTCACTAATGTTTCCCTGTGTTCCCAACTCCTCTAATGTCTGTGATTTGATTATTTTACAAGATGTACAGTGTCATTCCAGGTGCAATGACTGATGGGTATTCTTACTTGTCAACTTCCGTCCAAAGTGATGAACTTCCTTActgttaaggaaaaactcaggagcagcacaactcatttcacatacgTCAAGAAGGTTTGGGAGACCTTGATGaattacacagaagcatttaatgaacactcAATTGAAGAGACAATTAGgcaggcagtacagtttaaccGTGATGTGTTATTGTGCAGTGCCGTCtcaactctctgaagttcctgtcttcctgaaggtgtatttaaactcatgctggatgCGCTACGATTAAGCTGAACCTTTaaggtaaacaaagatattgcaggCGCCataaacatctctctctctgggaagtatgcTAAAGTGTGGCTGGCCCTCTGACCTCCAAAATAAGACAGTcctgaaacaaaacattctcTTATCATACAGCTGCCTAGATTccttggccctcatttatgaaacatgCGTAGAAACCAGCGTAGATCTGAGCGCAGAAATCTTACGACGGGGCTCACGTGTGATTCACGAAACGTTCGTATCACTCCAATTCCAGCGTACGAATGAACGGGTGTTGATAAATCAGATGGCTGAAATCAATCGTAAATTAAATATCACACCCACATATATTCACAGATTAGAGGCCTCGCCCTTAGAATTTACGACATGGATAAGCGACATCCGACAAAGAAAAGGAATTTATCTGAGGTAGAAATAGAGACGCTCACGTCTCAGGTGGAGTCCAACCGCTTGGTGTTATTTGGAAGCTTAAAATCTGGCATCAAAGGATCAACGAAAAATGTGGAGGTTACTGCTGCAGTCAACAGCGTTTCTGCGGTAAATCGGACTCCTGCAGAGGTttgaatatatattattaatatatatatatatatatatatattaatatatatttgaattttCTGCGCTTAAATCATTAAATATAACTTGTAGTATTCTGATAACTATATTTGTATTTCCATTAAGGTCAAGAAATAAATGGTCCGACATCAAACTGGCCACAAAAAAACGTGTTGCGGCAATGAGGTGCTGCCTAATTCCGATGGGAGGAAGCCGGTCAGACCCCGAACTGATATTAACGCCAGCTGAGGAGCGAGTGGCCACACTTATCGGGTCTCCCTCCATTAGTGGCATTAGTGGCATTCGTGGCGGGGGGAGACACTGATGTACCTGAGTCCGAGCAGGCAAATGGTGAGAGAAATAGCCACAGTACAAACACTGATTTGTTGCCTGCCTAAAATAATCACACAAATGAAGTGCATTGaatcttttattttctcttttttaaagatCAGTCAGAACCAAGCACCAGTGCTCAAGGTTCCGCAGAGTAGTGTCCACACAGACTGGCGGAATAGGAGCGCTTGTTTTCGCCCCATCCTGGTCCACCACCACGTGCCTCTGTACTAACTGCTGAAGTCctggagagacaggcagacatttGCAGATGGATGGGTGAAATAAATCGTTTCATTATCATCACCATTAACGACACATTGAGTGCATTTCAAATAAATGAATTATTTTCACTAAACATTCCACATTGTATTTTTTGAAGTAGCTTTCTTATCCAAAGATAGCACTTACTATATTAGAAGCTGAAGAATTAGATCCTGTCTCCTTCGTAGAGCCCCTAATGGTGGCTGTTGTGGCCACGGATCTCTAGGCATAGGGTCATCTGGCTGCACTTCATTGAATGGCACCTCGTTCTCCAGCGCAATATTGAGAAGAACGCCACATGCCATAATTATGGTGCAGGCCTTCTCTGGGGTGTATAGCAgagtccccccctcccccggtGACCCAAGACAGATCCCCCTGCCCTTGAGCAAACCTATACATCTCTCCACTGtggtttgtgtgcgtgtgtgggcaCTGTTGAACCTGCGCTCCTGCTCGGTTTGAGGATTTGCAAGTGGTGTTATAAGGTACTCAGTCAGGGGATAACCTTTGTCACTTAAAGGAATCACATCAAACCGTTTCACCAAAGAACTATGTAGaacttttataataataattgtacGCGGGAGATGACTTCGGCCATGCAGTGCGTCCTCCTGTAGTCGTGCGTCCTCCAGGCCACCGGGCTACCATATTCAGAACAGACATCCTGGCATCACATATGATCTGAACGTTGATTGAATGAAAGTTTTTGCGATTGATGAATGTGTAATCATTCATGGATGGTGGCTTCAGACGCACATGAGTACAATCAATCACCCCAATCACATTTGGAAACCCAGCAATCTCATAAAGTTGTCTTTTAATCACAGTTTGCTGAGCATCATCATATGGAAATTGAATATACCTAGCAGAAAGGGACTTGATAGCCGCCAAAACTGCTGGCATACTAATTCTTGGCTGTGATATACCAGACCTGTCCCTCCCGCTGAAATGTCCCGGTGGCCAAAAACCCCAACGTAGAGAGCAACTGCACTGGCACACATTGGACCGTTGAGTCTCTCTATTTAACCGACAGTGTTTACttattaaaaaagtaatccGTTACTTTACTTAGTTACTGTCATGATGTTATCATGGCAGCCCATGCTTCttcttgttctgtgtgtgtttgtttgttttccctcAAGTTGCTCTGTGATCCACTCGTCGCCAGATCGTACAGTCTACTAGCGTGGTATAGTTGCACTTCTAGCTCCCTGTGTTATCTGTGTACCTGGTGTTTTAGCTTGtgtagctaaaacgtttttctgtgtttctctTGTTGCACTCTGCCTTGCTCGCTCGTgttcctgcctgcctgcctgcctgtttgCTCCTCCcgcttgctcctctctctctctgtaaggATTGGATTCAGACTCAATTGTTTGTTGGAGACCTTACCACATGGTCATCGCCACCACTTCACTGGGCACGCTCTGGAGAGCGCACTGCACCCACCACTCACCACTGGATCCCCTCGACACAACTCCCCCTTTTTTGCCATCAGCAcaattattgtatatatttcacGCATTAAATCACTTAATCttaattattgtgtttgttGTCTGCTTTTGGGTCCCACCTCCTGTGCCGTTCCGTAACAGAACGatctggccaaaaagaacgGACCCAGCAGATTCTGACTCTAACCCTCAAGGTTTTTCGCTCCACCATGCGATGGCCTCTCAAGGCATCCTGCTCGGCCAACACTCTCAGTTGCTACAAGGAATCATGGAATCCCGTCAACAGCTCTCAACCAACATGCCTCGTGTGGAGGAACATTCCCCTCAGCTTCCAGCTCAGTCTCCACCAATTTCCTCACCTTCCCAAGCTGTACCCGTGAGTAATTTTCTACCCCGTGAACCTTTTGTGCCCGCTCCTGAATGCTATAGTGAAAAGTTAGGAGAATGTAAATCTTTCCTGTTTCAATGTTCACTAGTGTTCGGTCAGCAGCCTCTAACCCAtggtttctcaacgggggcggtaccgccccctaGGGGGCGTTTGGACAGTGTTGGGGGGCGGTGTGAACGAGGCAGCAGAGAGGGGGGCGCTCAGGCACAAATGGGGGGCGTTAATCACTGTTATTCATCACAACTTTTAAGCCTCTGACAACACATACAATGTTCATTtgaatttgaaataaaataatgtctGAATTAATATTTCAATTGTTGCTAGTAGCCCACTCCGACTTGTCCTGCTAGCTTACTCTCTCGCTACCGGCAAATGATCTCCATAGCAACGCCTATAAACAAATCCCGCAGCCGGCAGCTGTCAGAGTGGTAGAAAGAACGCTGCTGAGGACTTTGACAGCAGCCCTGCTTCGCggtttaaaatgaatgtgtcCAATCAAAATGTACACAAGCTTCGCGGTTTAAGATTAATGTGTCCAATCGAAATGCACACAAGCACAATTACGCAGGCTATACAACAACATTTTGATATCAAAACACTTTCAAACACCATGGCGGAAAATAAGAAGAAGTGCAGACAGTATAGTGTTGAGTACATTAGATATGGCTTTATTCCCTCACCCGCAAACATCCAGCTCCCGATGTGCCTGCTTTGCCAGCAGGTTTTTTCTAACGAGGCAATGAAACCGTCCCGTCTAAAGGAGCACTTAACTAAAATCCACCCCGATAAGGCATCCAAGGATGTTGCGTATTTCCAGGACCTCAAGGATCAACTTTCAAAACGGTCCATCTCCAAGATGTTCGTTAGGAAGGTAAACCAGGCAGAGAGTGGGTTGGTGGCCTCCTATAACATCTCTCTCCTGATCGCAAAGTCCGGGTTGCCATTTACAGTGGGGGAGAAGCTGGTTATCCCAGCGATTAAAGAGGCCATCTCTACTGTCATGGAGAGAGACCCGTCGCCAGTGATGCAGGCCATCCCGCTCAGCAATGACAGTGTGGCTCGGAGAATAAAGGAGATGGCGCTGGATACTGAGCAGCAGTTGTGTGCCACACTGCGTGAAAATCCATTCAGTATCCAGCTGGATGAAACCACGACAATGGACAATAATGTTCTGTTGATGGCGTATGTACGTTACATGTCTGAGAGAGATGTGGCCGAGGATGTTTTGTTTGCCAAGTATCTCTCCACTGACACACGAGGGGAGACGATCTTCAGGGCCCTGAGTCAGTACCTGCTGGAGAACTCTATTCCGATCGCAAACATCCTCGGCTGTGCCACAGATGGAGCTCCCGCAATGGTTGGCAGGTACCGTGGCTTCGCAACTTTGTTAAAGGAGCGTGTGCCGCAGGTGTTAACAGTGCACTGCATGTTGCACCGTCACAACTTAGTGGCCAAAAATATAAGTCCTTCTCTCCACCAGTCTCTGAACATCGCTGTCAGGTCCATAAACAAAATTAAGGCCCATGCTCTGAACGACCGGATCTTCAGGCAGCTGTGCGGGGAGAACGATGAAGCGTTTCAGCGCTTGCTGCTCCACACCGAGGTGCGCTGGCTATCCAAGGGCAACTGTCTGGCTAGGCTGTGTGAGTTGTTCACAAGTGTCCTGGAGTTTCTTGCCGGTGCCGACGCAGCACTAAGGGACACGCTGTGGTCCTGTCGCGGTGACATCTTTTACCTGGCAGATTTCTTTGGGAAGATGAATGAAGTGTCACTGAAGCTCCAGGGAGATGCCTTGACACTGGTCCATTCAAAAGCCACCATCTGCAGTTTCCTCGCCAAGCTGGAGCTGTACAGACACAATTTGAGCAGGCGTCAATTCAATAATTTCCCTCAGCTGGCCAAGgtagcctattattattattattattattattattattattattattattataattcttGTTATTATTAGTAGGCCTATTATtagatatattttaatttacaaaGGCAGCCTAAAAATAATCTCAATAACGTTAACTGCCTTTCTGTAATTACATTCAGGTGGTTGATGAGCTGACCGATAACCACCTGCTGCGTTACGCCGATCACTTGAGGGCAGTGAAGGCGGACATGGAGATCCGTTTCAGGGACCTTGAGCAACTCGAGGTCCCTGAGTGGGTGACGGAGCCATTTCAAACGGATGCGTCCAGGAGTGAGGCCGAAATTCAAGAAACTCTCATCGACCTCCAAAATGATGAGGAGGCCAAAGCAACCTTTCGGGCATGTGGATGGCGTGTCTTGTGGGCCACGCATGGTCAGCGTTTCCCTCTTTTGTGGAAGACGATTCGTCTTCTGCTCCTTGCTTTTCCGACGTCATACCTTGTTGAGCAGGGGTTCAGTCAAGCTTTGCACATGCAAACGAAGTACCGCAGCCGTCTCAATTTGGTTACGTCAGGCGACCTCGGCTCAAGCTGACATCCTTGTGTCCTGATGTGAAAAAGTTGGCTGCATGTCACCAAGCTCAGGGATCACACTAATGACCGTAATTAATTACGGTGGCTGCTTTTTGACACCTTTGTCGTTTTTTCTTCGGTTCACTTCAGGTGGCTGAGCTGTTGTATTCTTTGTTTGTCGGTTGAAATCAAATGACCGTTTGTAGGATATTAAAATTAGCCTAATTGAGTGCGCGATCTACCGCTGCTTTTTCATTGGCCATTTAGGTTATGTTATTGTTCACGTGATTggttaatcttaaaaaaatgtgtgtgtgatcctgAATTTGTTTGAATTTctaaatacatacatttgcaATACCTTTCAAACAATCcatgtgtttttgcttttttcccaAACACAATATTCTTCAAGTATGCTGCCAACACTCTGATTATACAACATACTTACTAGCTTACTAATAAATGCTATGTCGCCTAGCCTtagtaaaaaatgaaaaatactaaCAGAAATAGAACCACTTGAGGCCTTTTCTACAATAGAGGCTGCATTACTCATAAGCAACTtctgtttcagttttttttttttaccaaaaactCAGGCTTCAGGTAtcaatttttttgtgtgtgtgtgtgtgtgggggcgtTAGGATGATC includes:
- the LOC120547201 gene encoding zinc finger BED domain-containing protein 5-like, yielding MAENKKKCRQYSVEYIRYGFIPSPANIQLPMCLLCQQVFSNEAMKPSRLKEHLTKIHPDKASKDVAYFQDLKDQLSKRSISKMFVRKVNQAESGLVASYNISLLIAKSGLPFTVGEKLVIPAIKEAISTVMERDPSPVMQAIPLSNDSVARRIKEMALDTEQQLCATLRENPFSIQLDETTTMDNNVLLMAYVRYMSERDVAEDVLFAKYLSTDTRGETIFRALSQYLLENSIPIANILGCATDGAPAMVGRYRGFATLLKERVPQVLTVHCMLHRHNLVAKNISPSLHQSLNIAVRSINKIKAHALNDRIFRQLCGENDEAFQRLLLHTEVRWLSKGNCLARLCELFTSVLEFLAGADAALRDTLWSCRGDIFYLADFFGKMNEVSLKLQGDALTLVHSKATICSFLAKLELYRHNLSRRQFNNFPQLAKVVDELTDNHLLRYADHLRAVKADMEIRFRDLEQLEVPEWVTEPFQTDASRSEAEIQETLIDLQNDEEAKATFRRVLELEVAAVEHQFIFIDEVGFNLTKRRRRGRNIIGQHAIVEVPGQRGGNITMCAAITHQGVIHHHATLGPYNTAHLIMFLDTLHHTLIPPDQVDGPEQLSTYHGPSSPHRC